A single genomic interval of Chloracidobacterium validum harbors:
- a CDS encoding TonB-dependent receptor: MRYPFRGLLMSFTLVALLLVTPSATSATEAAANRSEGCSVTGLVTDHRGVPVAYAIISMFRDGDEKEALATASSDRSGKFFLSRLAPGAYRFLAAARGFQTLISDRTELTPGSPAQMTLTLRPAPDGKHSSVNPVKYQNRRNRGIFNAAPVAGEAPALAWQAAAMVGSSGYDTQVALEAAPGLEVGFLLRRDWEGRATTFGGALRYTTENHHAIVRSLASQVNGQVIGDPSLTSGGWDKASAFGLFRRHEVQAADAWQVTPELQLTYGFDYIQIGRSGEDAWLPRLAAHWQPCAQLQFHTALTADGQSTPDWTNPESLLFPSDFPNPPQRLALQGDTPVIARNLRTEVGVAWRAAPKTTVKVFAYRDRIDGQALALAGTPVARVDGRAEGGGLLVTYRPHQRLMITTAYAVGHAPSAELTTTPEVTPPRPETTARTTYHIVTVVAEAILPLPGARLNVGYRGATGQALHAIDPFASRLALTESGLSFAFLQTLPSWFTLPGRWEAIVEGRNLDEHRGEVTGLGTNFGFPQRRLVRGGLRVRF; this comes from the coding sequence ATGCGATACCCATTCCGTGGTTTGCTGATGAGCTTCACATTGGTGGCACTGTTGCTGGTGACACCATCGGCAACGTCCGCCACTGAGGCGGCCGCCAATCGCTCAGAAGGCTGTAGCGTAACCGGGCTGGTTACGGACCACCGGGGCGTGCCGGTGGCGTATGCCATCATTTCGATGTTTCGGGATGGTGATGAGAAGGAAGCCCTGGCAACGGCTTCGAGTGATCGAAGCGGTAAGTTCTTCCTCTCCCGACTCGCCCCTGGCGCGTATCGGTTCCTGGCGGCCGCGCGCGGATTCCAAACCCTGATCAGTGACCGAACGGAACTTACGCCCGGTTCTCCAGCCCAGATGACGTTGACACTGCGTCCGGCGCCCGATGGCAAGCATTCCAGCGTCAACCCGGTCAAGTACCAAAATCGCCGCAACCGTGGCATTTTCAATGCGGCTCCAGTGGCCGGCGAAGCCCCAGCGCTCGCCTGGCAGGCGGCTGCCATGGTTGGTTCGAGTGGCTACGATACCCAGGTTGCGCTTGAAGCTGCGCCGGGGCTGGAGGTTGGCTTCCTGCTCCGCCGTGACTGGGAAGGACGGGCCACGACGTTTGGCGGGGCGCTGCGCTATACAACGGAGAACCACCACGCCATCGTTCGCTCACTGGCCAGCCAGGTGAACGGCCAGGTCATCGGCGACCCATCGCTTACCTCCGGCGGCTGGGATAAGGCTTCGGCGTTTGGACTGTTCCGGCGGCATGAGGTCCAGGCTGCCGATGCCTGGCAGGTCACGCCTGAGCTGCAACTGACATACGGGTTTGACTACATCCAGATTGGCCGGTCCGGTGAGGACGCCTGGCTGCCCCGGTTGGCCGCCCACTGGCAACCTTGCGCCCAGCTTCAGTTTCACACCGCCCTGACGGCAGATGGCCAATCCACCCCGGATTGGACAAATCCGGAGAGCCTGCTCTTTCCAAGCGACTTCCCTAACCCGCCCCAGCGTCTCGCGCTCCAGGGTGACACCCCGGTGATAGCGCGCAATCTTCGCACTGAGGTTGGCGTGGCCTGGCGAGCTGCTCCCAAAACAACGGTCAAAGTCTTTGCTTACCGGGACCGCATTGATGGGCAGGCGCTCGCTTTGGCCGGGACGCCTGTGGCGCGCGTTGACGGTCGGGCCGAAGGGGGCGGGCTGCTGGTGACTTACCGTCCTCACCAGCGGCTGATGATCACGACGGCCTATGCCGTTGGGCATGCCCCATCCGCTGAACTGACGACAACGCCGGAGGTCACGCCGCCGAGGCCGGAGACGACTGCGCGGACGACCTATCACATCGTCACCGTCGTGGCCGAGGCTATCCTTCCGCTGCCGGGGGCCCGGCTGAATGTTGGCTACCGTGGCGCAACGGGGCAGGCCCTTCATGCCATTGACCCCTTTGCTTCCCGCCTGGCGTTGACCGAATCGGGGCTGAGTTTTGCTTTTCTTCAAACGCTTCCGAGTTGGTTCACCCTGCCCGGTCGCTGGGAAGCCATTGTCGAGGGACGCAACCTCGATGAGCACCGCGGTGAAGTTACCGGTCTTGGGACGAACTTCGGCTTTCCCCAGCGCCGACTGGTGCGGGGTGGTCTGCGTGTGCGTTTCTAG
- the glpX gene encoding class II fructose-bisphosphatase yields the protein MSTETKFSHLSKEFLHVVEVAAIESARTMGLGQRKQSDRAAVEAMREAMRAVRMNGRIVIGEGERDKAPMLYIGERVGMGAELSDDDPNAFPAVDIAVDPLEGTNLCATGAPNAIAVLAAAERGGLLHAPDMYMNKLVVGPAARGQLDIDAPVAENLKRLSSCLRRAVTDLVISVLDRPRHERLIADIRATGARIQLISDGDLSAGISAAVGGSGVHAVMGIGGAPEGVLTAAAMKCLNGEIQARFVLKDQLHAEDQTKVAEDSETIARMQSMGISDPTRVYRTDDLAPGKHIIFAMTAVTNGSVLRGVRFFGDGKRTSSLLMTTQPHTVRLVDTVHVEGGPNTVIRF from the coding sequence ATGTCCACCGAGACGAAATTTTCCCATCTCTCAAAAGAGTTCCTCCACGTCGTTGAAGTTGCGGCAATTGAATCCGCCCGCACCATGGGACTCGGCCAGCGTAAACAATCTGACCGGGCTGCCGTCGAAGCCATGCGCGAAGCCATGCGTGCGGTTCGCATGAACGGGCGCATCGTGATTGGTGAAGGCGAGCGCGATAAGGCCCCCATGCTGTACATTGGCGAGCGCGTCGGCATGGGCGCTGAACTGAGTGACGACGACCCGAATGCCTTTCCGGCCGTGGATATTGCCGTTGACCCGCTTGAGGGCACGAACCTGTGCGCCACCGGGGCGCCCAATGCGATTGCCGTGCTGGCCGCCGCCGAACGGGGCGGACTCCTCCATGCCCCCGACATGTACATGAACAAGCTCGTCGTCGGGCCAGCGGCGCGGGGACAGCTCGACATTGATGCCCCGGTGGCCGAAAACCTCAAGAGGCTATCGAGCTGCTTACGCCGCGCCGTTACGGATTTGGTGATTTCGGTGCTGGATCGCCCGCGCCACGAGCGACTGATTGCCGACATTCGGGCAACCGGCGCGCGCATTCAGCTTATTTCGGACGGGGACCTATCTGCCGGCATCAGCGCCGCCGTGGGTGGCTCCGGCGTCCATGCCGTCATGGGGATTGGGGGCGCGCCGGAGGGCGTTCTCACCGCCGCGGCTATGAAATGCCTGAATGGTGAAATCCAAGCGCGGTTCGTCCTGAAAGACCAGCTTCATGCCGAAGACCAGACGAAGGTCGCCGAAGATAGCGAAACCATCGCGCGCATGCAGTCCATGGGCATTAGCGACCCGACCCGCGTTTACCGCACCGATGACCTTGCCCCTGGAAAGCACATCATCTTTGCCATGACCGCCGTGACCAACGGTAGCGTCCTCCGCGGCGTGCGCTTCTTTGGGGATGGTAAGCGCACCTCTTCGCTCCTGATGACGACCCAGCCGCATACGGTCCGCCTAGTTGATACTGTTCATGTCGAGGGTGGCCCGAATACGGTCATTCGTTTCTGA
- the coaBC gene encoding bifunctional phosphopantothenoylcysteine decarboxylase/phosphopantothenate--cysteine ligase CoaBC codes for MTRLATKQVTLGVTGCIGAYKAVLILRGLQQAGLAVEVAMTEAATRFVQPLTFQAISGKPVYVSHWGRDADTDIAHISLAQRTDVLVVAPATANCLAKFAHGIADDFLSTLYLATTAPVLVAPAMNVEMWRHPATQSNVALLRARGARIIEPAAGFLACGMVGEGRLAEPEQVVSAVLECLAGQAADSAGHTDQSLASHHILVTAGPTIEDLDPVRYLTNRSSGKMGYAVARAARARGATVTLITGPTSLTPPAGVKVVPVRSTRDMYDAVMNHLEEATIVIKAAAVCDYRPRQTAQEKLKKAAGTTTYHIELEPTEDILAAVGARKGQRFVVGFAAETDWSPSLALDKLRRKQADLLVVNNVLEAGAGFDVDTNRVSLVTADGETIPLPLMTKDALAHAILDAVLSHHQTGRNPR; via the coding sequence ATGACACGGCTAGCGACAAAACAGGTGACGCTCGGCGTCACGGGCTGCATTGGGGCTTACAAAGCCGTGCTCATTCTGCGTGGGCTTCAGCAGGCCGGGTTGGCGGTGGAAGTCGCCATGACCGAGGCGGCGACGCGCTTCGTTCAGCCACTGACCTTCCAGGCGATTTCGGGCAAACCCGTCTATGTCTCTCACTGGGGACGGGATGCCGACACCGACATTGCCCACATCAGCCTGGCCCAGCGCACGGATGTGCTGGTCGTCGCCCCGGCAACCGCCAACTGCCTGGCCAAATTCGCCCACGGTATTGCCGACGACTTCCTTTCGACACTCTACTTGGCAACAACGGCGCCGGTCTTGGTTGCGCCCGCCATGAACGTCGAGATGTGGCGTCACCCGGCAACCCAGAGCAATGTGGCGCTTCTGCGGGCGCGCGGCGCGCGGATCATCGAGCCAGCGGCTGGCTTTCTAGCCTGTGGCATGGTTGGAGAAGGAAGACTGGCTGAACCAGAACAGGTCGTCAGCGCTGTCTTGGAATGCCTTGCCGGTCAAGCGGCTGACTCAGCCGGACACACCGACCAATCCCTTGCCTCACACCACATTCTGGTGACGGCGGGTCCAACCATTGAGGACCTCGACCCCGTTCGCTACCTCACCAATCGTTCGTCGGGCAAGATGGGCTATGCGGTGGCGCGGGCGGCGCGCGCCCGGGGGGCTACCGTGACACTCATCACCGGCCCGACTTCGCTGACGCCACCGGCCGGTGTCAAGGTGGTGCCAGTTCGCTCGACGCGCGACATGTATGACGCCGTCATGAACCACCTCGAAGAAGCGACAATCGTCATCAAAGCCGCCGCCGTCTGCGATTATCGTCCCCGGCAAACGGCTCAGGAAAAGTTGAAGAAGGCCGCGGGAACAACGACTTACCACATTGAACTCGAGCCGACCGAGGACATCCTGGCCGCCGTTGGCGCGCGTAAAGGGCAACGTTTTGTCGTGGGTTTTGCCGCTGAAACCGACTGGTCGCCGAGCCTGGCGCTCGATAAACTGCGGCGCAAGCAAGCCGATCTTCTGGTGGTCAACAACGTCCTGGAAGCCGGCGCCGGATTTGACGTTGACACCAACCGGGTGTCGCTCGTTACGGCGGACGGTGAGACCATCCCGCTCCCGCTGATGACCAAGGATGCCCTCGCCCATGCTATTCTGGACGCCGTTTTGAGCCATCATCAGACCGGTCGAAACCCGCGTTAG